A region of Lycium barbarum isolate Lr01 chromosome 1, ASM1917538v2, whole genome shotgun sequence DNA encodes the following proteins:
- the LOC132603129 gene encoding protein FAR1-RELATED SEQUENCE 5-like — protein MSVMGSSDGHCFYDDDQGSDDDTFQNFSENAAKKDGIILHSCNGHVAMNSELIFIESAPSSSHTETAEPYTGMNFSSLEDARDFYYEYAKRTGFTIRTNRIRHSLKNMAVIGRDFVCSREGFRAAKHALRKDRVLPPKPVTREGCKAMILLAARDGGKWVVTIIS, from the coding sequence GAGTGTAATGGGATCCTCAGATGGACATTGTTTTTACGATGATGACCAAGGTTCAGATGATGATACCTTCCAAAATTTTAGTGAAAATGCAGCCAAAAAAGATGGGATAATATTGCACAGTTGTAATGGACACGTTGCTATGAACAGTGAGTTGATATTCATAGAATCAGCTCCAAGTAGTTCTCATACGGAAACCGCAGAACCATATACTGGGATGAATTTTTCCTCACTGGAGGATGCACGGGATTTCTACTATGAATACGCTAAGCGTACGGGTTTTACCATCAGAACAAACAGAATTAGGCACTCATTAAAGAACATGGCTGTCATAGGTCGGGACTTCGTATGTTCAAGGGAAGGTTTCCGTGCAGCAAAGCATGCTCTTAGAAAAGATAGGGTTCTTCCGCCAAAACCAGTCACAAGAGAAGGATGTAAAGCGATGATACTATTAGCAGCAAGGGATGGTGGTAAATGGGTAGTCACAATCATAAGCTAA
- the LOC132626035 gene encoding stigma-specific STIG1-like protein 2 encodes MMKVIKLMVVLAITMALTISLLTMQKSNNPKNLRFQEDGKLSDTTPVEVPQVKRMKVSRFLAEQVKNPRAADHCHKDNEICHVLEGRNSTCCNNKCMDLGYDNHNCGACKKKCRFTETCCRGECVNLSFDKRHCGYCNNRCMIGGYCFYGMCDYA; translated from the coding sequence ATGATGAAGGTGATCAAACTCATGGTTGTTCTCGCCATTACAATGGCCCTCACCATCTCTCTACTCACCATGCAAAAATCGAACAACCCTAAAAATTTAAGATTTCAGGAGGATGGGAAACTTTCAGACACTACTCCCGTGGAAGTGCCCCAAGTGAAGAGGATGAAAGTAAGCCGTTTTCTTGCTGAGCAAGTAAAAAACCCTAGGGCAGCCGATCACTGCCACAAAGATAACGAAATATGCCACGTGTTGGAAGGCCGAAACTCGACATGCTGCAACAACAAGTGCATGGATTTAGGGTACGATAATCACAACTGTGGTGCCTGCAAGAAAAAGTGTCGTTTCACAGAGACTTGTTGCAGAGGGGAATGTGTGAATTTGTCTTTTGACAAGAGGCATTGTGGATACTGCAACAATAGGTGCATGATAGGAGGATATTGTTTCtatggcatgtgtgattatgccTAA